ATCAATCTCGTTGGAAATATGTTGCAcgtgaaaataatatttgtcgTCCTTTTAATCATTCTCTTTTCATCATTTCTTGATGAAGAATCATACGATTGTAAAAGATAACGGTTAGTTTTTCAATCAGTTAGTTCGATGAAAAGATACCAGAttaaaagatgatgaatataatttctcatttatGCATACACTCGGGAATGTATAGTTGgtgattaaagaaaatgtaATTAGCTGATCAAAATTTCCAGAAGGTTGTCTAGATGAAGTCTGAATATGAATAGGCTAAGTTCAAAACCAAAACTCTAGAACATTGAATATGGTGGGTTCAAAACTCACCCTAGCTTGAGGGAGGTGTCAGAGCTCTCGTAATCATGAGGAGGAGCACCGGTAGAGTTGCAGACATTTGTGACGGATTCCGATGACTGACCTTCTTCAGCAATTACATTCTCCGAGTTGGCACCAATGTGCCTTCGGCCATTAGATATCTCTGCCACCTTCACTCAAACATATTCTATTCTTGGCAACCATAGAAACaggcaggagagagagagagagaaagagagagagaacgtaCTTGCAGTCGTAATCGTTCGTTCTCTTCCATCAGCTGCATTCCCTGCATGATTCATAAAATTCCAATTTGCAACAAAGATGCAACAAGGGTGAATGAAGAGAGAAGTAAGAAATTGCCATAATCTAAATTACACCTTAATTACGCTATTTGTAAACAttctaattatcattttttgatTATCTCTTGACATGAGAAGTACTCGGAAAATTATTGGCTATTTTTCACTTATATCATTTAAACATATAGTTTCTAACCTTTTTTTGAAGGTCGCTTATCTCTGTCATAATCTTCTCACCCTGATGCAGAAAGAGCTTGTATTAGATACCAACACAGGCTATAATCAATTAGCCCCTGAATGCACttaaaaggtgaaaaaaaaaaggaaataataaaatactttatacaCCTTTTTTTCGATAACACGGCTTAATCCAGCCTCAAGTGACTTCTCCAGCTGCTGCAGTtcttcgatatttaatccttgAAGCTCCTCTCCTCTCATCTGCCTATTTTACAAGGCATTCAGTGTCTGAGCAACATGCCTGTACAAACTGTAATTCCCAA
This genomic interval from Juglans microcarpa x Juglans regia isolate MS1-56 chromosome 4D, Jm3101_v1.0, whole genome shotgun sequence contains the following:
- the LOC121260886 gene encoding MADS-box protein JOINTLESS, which produces MVREKIQIKKIDNATARQVTFSKRRRGLFKKAEELSVLCDADVALIIFSSTGKLFEYSSSSIKEILERHHLHSKNLGKLDQPSLELQLVENSNYSRLSKEIAEKSHQLRQMRGEELQGLNIEELQQLEKSLEAGLSRVIEKKGEKIMTEISDLQKKGMQLMEENERLRLQVAEISNGRRHIGANSENVIAEEGQSSESVTNVCNSTGAPPHDYESSDTSLKLGLPYAG